DNA from Paraburkholderia largidicola:
GCTGAACGCGTCGGTGCACTGGCTGATCTGCTTCATGACGTGGCGCGAGCAGATCTACAGCCGCTGGTCGCATGCGCAACATCACACGTACACGCATCTGACGGCAACCGTGCCCGCCGATGTCGAAATCGCCGTGAAGCGGCCGCCGAACTATCTGAAGCTCGCAACCGATTTTCTGCGCGTCTCGCACGGCATTCATCATCTCGGCAACATCGTGCTCCACAGCCTCGGCATCGTGTCGCGCAGCGCGAAAGCCGTCGTGCCTCCGATCGAATATCGCGCGATGTGCCGGAATTCGAGGATCGTCCTCGCGCTATATGTGGGTGTGATTGCGTGGGCGATCGTCGCGCATAGCTGGCTGCCTGTCATGTTTCTTCTTTTGCCGCGTGCGTACGGCGCATGGCTGCATGAACTGCTGGCCATCACGCAGCACACGGGGCTGCGCGAGAACGAACTCGACCACCGCTTCTCGACGCGAACCATCCGGCTCAATCCTGTTCTCCAGTTGCTGTACTGGAACATGAACTATCACGTCGAGCATCACATGTTTCCGAACGTGCCGTTTCACGCGCTGCCGAAATTGCGCAAGGCAATCGAGGCGGACCTGCCGCCCGCTTACGACGGATTGTTCAGCGCCTGGAGCGAGATTCTGCACTTCCTGCGCACGCAGCGGCACGACCCGGAATACATGATCACGCCGCGCGTGCCGGACAAGGCGCCCGCCGCGCAAGCGCAACCCTCCGACGACGAAGCACTCGTCGCCCAGCCACGCTGAACACGAACGGAGCACGCAATGAACATCCTGCAATGGCATCAGGTCTGCGCATGCGACGACATCGACGAAGAAGACGTGATGGAGTTCGAGCACGAAGGCAAGCTGTACGCGGTCTATCACACGGCCACGGGATTCTACGCAACAGCGGGACTTTGCACGCATGAAACGGCGCGGCTCGCTGATGGTTTTGTGTTCGGCGAGGTGATCGAGTGCCCGATGCACATGGGGCGCTTTCACATCCCGACGGGCGCCGCGAAGGGCGCGCCCGTGTGTGTGAACCTCGTCACATATCCCGTGAAGACGGAAGACGGCAACGTATTCATCGGCCTCGCCGCCGATTGATCGAGCAAGGCAACGCAGCAAAACTGCCGGCGCGAGACGCCGGCAGCCACAAACATGGAGACAGCGATGAGATTACCCGTCATGAAGGCGCTTTGCGTCGCCGCAGCCGTCCTGAGCATGGGCCTGCATATCGATGCGAATGCGGGGCCTGTAGCGCATTTCGATTTCATCACGCATGCGCCGGATTCGGATGCATGGTGGAACACCGTCAAGAACGGTATCAAGCAGGCGGATGAAGATTTCAACGTACAGACCGACTATCGCAACCCGCCGAATGGCGATATCGCCGATATGGTCCAGCTCGTCAATCAGGCGGCGGCGCGCAACTACGACGGCGTGGTGACGACCATCGCCGACTTCGATCTGCTCAAAGGCTCCGTCTCGCGTCTGAAGGCGAAGAACATTCCGTTCGTCACGGCCAACACGGGCACGGAGAAGCAGAGCGCCGATCTCGGCGCATTGCTGCATGTGGGACAGCCGGAGTATCTTGCGGGCAAGGAGGCGGGACAGCGCGCCAAGGCCGACGGCATCAAGACGTTCCTGTGCGTGAATCACTATGCGACGAACCCGCTGTCGTTCGAGCGTTGCCGTGGGTTTGCCGAAGCGATCGGCGCCGATATGAAAACATCGGTTCTGGACGCGGGCACCGATCCGACGGATATCGAATCGAAAGTCAGCGCTTATCTGCGCGCGCATCCGAACACGCAGGCCGTGCTGACCCTTGGGCCCACTTCCGCCGACCCGACCATTCGCGCCGTCACGAAGATGGGGCTCGCGGGCAAGATCTGGTTCGCGACCTTCGATATTGACTCTGACGTCGCCAAGGGAATCAAGGACGGCACGATCAAGTTCTGCACCGATCAGCAGCCCTATTTGCAGGGCTATATTCCCGTCGCGATGCTCGCGATCATGCACAAGAATCACAACACGGACGTCGCGCAGGCCCGCAATGAACTGGAGAAGGACCCGAAGTTCATCAAGCGGCTGCAGGACTATGGGCTGAAGCCTGTCTACGAGGCGCGCAATATCAGTTCGGGTCCGGGGTTCATCACGCCGCAGAACATCGAGAAGGTGTCGACGCTCGCAGGAAAGTACAGATAGGCGCTTTTCGTTTTGCAGGCGTCTCCACCGCCAGCACTTTTCCCACTACGTTTTGAGTGGGCGATACGGGCCAATCAATGGCCCGTATCGTTTATTTACGGATCAAGTCTGATTTAAACAGGAAAGCCATCCGCAAACCGCTCGCGCAAATAGCCGACGAACAGCCCGACCGCACGCGGCACATGCGACGCATAAGGTCGCACGATATAAAGCTGCTCCGCAAACGCCCCCGTCACGCGCCAGTCCGGCAGCACGACCACCAGCTTGCCCGCCTGCACGGCGGCCTGCGCGGTGAAGTCCGGCACCAGCGCAATGCCCAGGCTTTCGAGCGCCGCGTCGCGCAGCGTCTCGCTGTTGTTGGCGCAGAACTGTCCGTTGACGGGCAAGGTGACGGGCCGCGTACCCGCCTTTCGCGCCGATTTGCGCTCGAACGACCACATCGGCTCGCCCGACGAGCGCGGATAGAACAGGCAATCGTGAGAAGCCAGTTCTTCCGGTGACTTCGGCGTGCCGCGCTTTCGCAGATAGGCGCGCGTCGCGACGATCACGGAATGCGTGTCGCACAGCTTCCACGCGACGTGCGTATCGGGTGGCTCGGCGCTGTGACGGATCGCGAGATCGAAGCCTTCCGTGGCGAGCGATACGAGCCGGTCCGACACTTCCAGTTGCACCCGGACCGCGGGATTGGCCGCCAGAAACTCGGGCACTTTCGGCACCAGTTGCTGCCGTGCGAACGCGACAGGCGCCGTCACGCGCACGAGACCGCGCGGCACGCCCGACAGTTCGCGCACCTGCGCGAAGCTGGCGGCGATCTGCGCATACTGCCCGCGCGTGCTGTCGACGAGCTGCTGGCCGGCTTCCGTCAGCCGGACGCTGCGGGTCGTGCGCTGCACCAGCGAAATGCCCGCGGCGCGCTCCAGTTCGGAGATGCGCTGGCTCATCGCCGCTTTGCTCACGCCGAGGCGCGCGGCCGCCGCCGTGTACGTTCCCTGTTCGGCCAGCATGGTGAGCCAGTGCAGATGCGTCCAGAGTTCTTCGATATTTTGCGTATCCATACACTCATTGTTCACGATGGAAAACATTGATTTCAATGTTAGCCTCTTTCCAGCGTGTCCGCACCTTCCTACACTGCATCTCAAGCCAATCACGAAGGAGCCGAGACATGCAAGCCTATACCGACAGCGCAGACGTGGGACATTTCATTCACGGGGAACGTGTCAGCGGAACGGGAAGCCGTAGCCAGGCCGTGTTCAATCCGGCCACGGGTGCCCGGGCCCGCAAGCTGCTGCTCGGCGAGGCTGCCGATGTCGATGCCGCCGTCGCGAGCGCGAAGGCGGCGTTTCCGAAGTGGGCCGACACGCCGCCCATCAGGCGCGCACGCGTGATGCTGCGTTTTCTCGAACTGATGAACCGTCACCACGACGAACTCGCGGCCATCATCACGGCCGAGCACGGCAAGGTGTTTTCCGATGCGCAAGGCGAAGTTGCGCGCGGCATCGACGTGATCGAATTTGCGTGCGGCATTCCGCAACTGCTCAAGGGCGACTACACGGAACAGGTGTCGACGGGTATCGACAACTGGACGATGCGTCAGCCGCTGGGCGTCGTCGCGGGCATCACGCCGTTCAACTTCCCGTGCATGGTGCCGTGCTGGATGTTCCCCGTCGCGATCGCGGCCGGCAATACGTTCATTCTCAAGCCGAGCGAACGTGACCCGTCGGCGGCGCTGTTCATGGCGGGACTGTTGAAAGAGGCTGGCTTGCCCGACGGCGTGTTCAA
Protein-coding regions in this window:
- a CDS encoding fatty acid desaturase yields the protein MSAQQDNSKPITMDDWYKCPLDRKVLKELTRRNDRDALLYLSGFLAMVAGSGVLASLSLGTWWCVPAFLLYGTIYAFAEAMEHELRHRTPFRSEWLNASVHWLICFMTWREQIYSRWSHAQHHTYTHLTATVPADVEIAVKRPPNYLKLATDFLRVSHGIHHLGNIVLHSLGIVSRSAKAVVPPIEYRAMCRNSRIVLALYVGVIAWAIVAHSWLPVMFLLLPRAYGAWLHELLAITQHTGLRENELDHRFSTRTIRLNPVLQLLYWNMNYHVEHHMFPNVPFHALPKLRKAIEADLPPAYDGLFSAWSEILHFLRTQRHDPEYMITPRVPDKAPAAQAQPSDDEALVAQPR
- a CDS encoding non-heme iron oxygenase ferredoxin subunit — translated: MNILQWHQVCACDDIDEEDVMEFEHEGKLYAVYHTATGFYATAGLCTHETARLADGFVFGEVIECPMHMGRFHIPTGAAKGAPVCVNLVTYPVKTEDGNVFIGLAAD
- a CDS encoding sugar ABC transporter substrate-binding protein produces the protein MRLPVMKALCVAAAVLSMGLHIDANAGPVAHFDFITHAPDSDAWWNTVKNGIKQADEDFNVQTDYRNPPNGDIADMVQLVNQAAARNYDGVVTTIADFDLLKGSVSRLKAKNIPFVTANTGTEKQSADLGALLHVGQPEYLAGKEAGQRAKADGIKTFLCVNHYATNPLSFERCRGFAEAIGADMKTSVLDAGTDPTDIESKVSAYLRAHPNTQAVLTLGPTSADPTIRAVTKMGLAGKIWFATFDIDSDVAKGIKDGTIKFCTDQQPYLQGYIPVAMLAIMHKNHNTDVAQARNELEKDPKFIKRLQDYGLKPVYEARNISSGPGFITPQNIEKVSTLAGKYR
- a CDS encoding LysR family transcriptional regulator, with amino-acid sequence MDTQNIEELWTHLHWLTMLAEQGTYTAAAARLGVSKAAMSQRISELERAAGISLVQRTTRSVRLTEAGQQLVDSTRGQYAQIAASFAQVRELSGVPRGLVRVTAPVAFARQQLVPKVPEFLAANPAVRVQLEVSDRLVSLATEGFDLAIRHSAEPPDTHVAWKLCDTHSVIVATRAYLRKRGTPKSPEELASHDCLFYPRSSGEPMWSFERKSARKAGTRPVTLPVNGQFCANNSETLRDAALESLGIALVPDFTAQAAVQAGKLVVVLPDWRVTGAFAEQLYIVRPYASHVPRAVGLFVGYLRERFADGFPV